The nucleotide window GACGTGTTGTTATTCCGGCGAAGGCCCCCTGGAAAAACAGATATGGTATCCGGAAGTAAAAGAAGCCCTCAACTTGAGGCTTGAGGAAGCGGAATATTATCTCCGCCGGGCGGCAAAACTGGCGGCTGGTCCCGGCGGTCCTGCCGTGTACCTGGACAACCTGATAAAGGAAGAAGAATTAATCAAAGAGCTAAGGAAGGAACTGGACCTTCTCTCCTGGGGCGAGGTGTGCAAAAGGCTTATCTCCTTCACCTTTGGGAGACTGAAGCCCGTTCGCGACCCCGGAGTAGACGCCATCGTTAAAGAAAGGGCCGTGGGTTACAGGGAGCGGGCCAAAAAGCTCATCTGCGGCATCCAGGAAGAACTGTGCCGCGATGGGGCCGCCGTAAAAGCGGAACTGGGGCGGGCCGCCGGGATGGCTAGAGCTTTGGTAGAGGTGGTGCGCCGCTTTGATGGGGCCTACGCGAAAATAAAAAGGGACCGGGGACTGGTCGACTTCGGCGATTTAGAGCATTTTTGCCTTAAAATCCTCATGGATCAAGGCGCGCCGCCCGGTGAACTGCGTCCATCGGACGTCGCCCTGGAACTGCGTCGCCGTTTTGACGAAGTGCTGGTGGACGAGTATCAAGATATCAACGGCGTTCAGGACGCCATTTTAACCCTGGTGTCCCGGCAGGGAACGCCGGATGATGCCAATCTTTTCATGGTGGGCGACGTCAAACAGAGCATTTATCGTTTTCGCCTCGCCAATCCGGAGCTTTTCCTTGACAAATATCATGACTATCCGGAAAGGGAAGGTGGGCCAAATCGGCGCATAATCCTTAAAGCCAATTTTCGCAGCCGGAAGGCGATAGTGGACGGCGTCAACTTCGTCTTTCGCCAGCTTTTTTCCCGCCACGTCGGCGAGCTGGAGTACGACGATGACGCGGCCCTGATTTGCCGGGCCAATTATCCGGAACACCCGGAGGCGGCGCCGGCGGCGATAGAGGCGTATATCCTTGAGGGCCGGTGGGACGGGGAGAATACGGCGGAATTTAACGAGGCGGACGATGGGTATGAAGACGGTTCAACGGATTTGGAAGATCTAACTGCCCTGGAGCGCGAAGCGCGGCTGGTAGCCAGGCGCGTAAAGCAGCTGGTACACGGCACATCAGAAAAACCGGGCCCGGAGTTTAAAGTATGGGATGCAGAAGGGAAGACCTACCGGGATCTTAGCTACCGGGATATAGTCATCCTCCTGCGGGCCACGAGGGACAGGGCGGCGGTATTCCTCGAGGCCCTGCAGCAGGAAGGCATCCCCGCCCATGTCGACGCAGGCGGCAGTTATTTCGCAGCGGTGGAAGTGGAAACGGTCCTTTCCCTGTTACGAATAATCGACAACCCCCATCAGGACATTCCCCTGGCAGCGGTACTGCGCTCCCCCATTGTCGGCCTGACGGCCGCTGATCTTGCCCGCATTCGCTTGGCGGCGCCGGAAAAAGACTTTTTCACCGCCGTGATCGAGGCCGCCGGGACTGCCGCAAACGGCGAACTCGCCGCCCGCCTGGGTAATTTTTTAACCCGACTGGAGCGGTGGCGGACCATGGCCCGCCGTCGCCCCCTGCCTGACGTATTGTGGGAGCTTTACCGGGAAACAGGTTATCTCGAATTTGTCGGCGGCCTGCCGGGAGGGGCTCGGCGCCAGGCCAACCTGCGTGCCCTTCTCGATCGGGCGCGTCAGTTCGAAGGCTTTGCCCGCCACGGCCTCTTTCGCTTCCTGCGCTTTATCGAAAGGCTACGGGAGACGGAAGGCGATCTGGAAGCGCCTTCACCATTAGGGGAAAACGAGAACGTCGTCAGGATTATGAGCATTCACAAGGCTAAAGGACTGGAATTTCCCGTAGTCATCGTGGCCGATCTTGGCAAAGGGTTTAACTTTAAAGACTTGAGCGGCGACGTTCTTCTACACGGCCGTTTGGGTCTTAACCCCCTTTGTTTCGACATGGAAAACGGCATTAAATACCCGACCCTGCCCTATCTGGCGGCGGCCCACCGCCTGCGCCTGGAAGCTTTAAGTGAAGAGCTGCGCATCCTGTACGTCGCCATGACCAGGGCGCGGGAAAAACTTATCTTGACAGGAACTGCCAGAAATCTGCCCCAGAGGGCGGAAAGCTGGAGCGCCGGCTTATTGGAAAAGGCAGAACGTCTTTCTCCCATGCTCACCTCCCGGGCGCGATGCCCCCTGGACTGGCTTATGTATGCCCTGGCGCGCCACTCGAGCGCAACACCCATTAGAATGCTTGCTGAAATTCAAGAAAGCCGCCTCCTCGACGATCCCTCATGCTGGGATGTTAAAGTGATAACGGCTGCGGCCTTGTCTGAAATGGCCGGACGGGAGGCGATCTCCCTTAAGCAGGAAAAAACAAGTCAAAGGGCAATTGCAGACACAGAAGGTACACCACTAATCGACCGGGAGAAACTGCGGCGGGAAGTAGACCGGCGGCTTTCCTGGGTCTATCCGTGGCGTCCGCTGAATGGCCTGCCGGTCAAACTGGCCGTAACCGAATTAAAGCGGCGTTTTGATGTATTTAACGACGGCGAAACTCCCACACGAATTCAGGTAAACCGCTTTAACCGTCGTCCCATGTTCCTTCAGGC belongs to Moorella humiferrea and includes:
- the addA gene encoding helicase-exonuclease AddAB subunit AddA, with the translated sequence MVYDLDARAWTDEQLNAINTRRGNLLVAAAAGAGKTAVLVERIIRRLTDPVAPISLENLLVVTFTEAAAAEMRQRIGAALEGAAARRPDDENLRRQLLLLNRAHISTIHSFCLWVLRTYFYRLDLDPAFKVMDPAEADLLQLEVMDQVLEECFTAEPEGGPITELADSLGGRGDANLVDLVLKVWRFTRSLPRPETWLAETATCCYSGEGPLEKQIWYPEVKEALNLRLEEAEYYLRRAAKLAAGPGGPAVYLDNLIKEEELIKELRKELDLLSWGEVCKRLISFTFGRLKPVRDPGVDAIVKERAVGYRERAKKLICGIQEELCRDGAAVKAELGRAAGMARALVEVVRRFDGAYAKIKRDRGLVDFGDLEHFCLKILMDQGAPPGELRPSDVALELRRRFDEVLVDEYQDINGVQDAILTLVSRQGTPDDANLFMVGDVKQSIYRFRLANPELFLDKYHDYPEREGGPNRRIILKANFRSRKAIVDGVNFVFRQLFSRHVGELEYDDDAALICRANYPEHPEAAPAAIEAYILEGRWDGENTAEFNEADDGYEDGSTDLEDLTALEREARLVARRVKQLVHGTSEKPGPEFKVWDAEGKTYRDLSYRDIVILLRATRDRAAVFLEALQQEGIPAHVDAGGSYFAAVEVETVLSLLRIIDNPHQDIPLAAVLRSPIVGLTAADLARIRLAAPEKDFFTAVIEAAGTAANGELAARLGNFLTRLERWRTMARRRPLPDVLWELYRETGYLEFVGGLPGGARRQANLRALLDRARQFEGFARHGLFRFLRFIERLRETEGDLEAPSPLGENENVVRIMSIHKAKGLEFPVVIVADLGKGFNFKDLSGDVLLHGRLGLNPLCFDMENGIKYPTLPYLAAAHRLRLEALSEELRILYVAMTRAREKLILTGTARNLPQRAESWSAGLLEKAERLSPMLTSRARCPLDWLMYALARHSSATPIRMLAEIQESRLLDDPSCWDVKVITAAALSEMAGREAISLKQEKTSQRAIADTEGTPLIDREKLRREVDRRLSWVYPWRPLNGLPVKLAVTELKRRFDVFNDGETPTRIQVNRFNRRPMFLQAGSGLTAAERGTVTHMVIQHVDLGRPVTAESLGELLQEMVTNEILTPEQAAAVDTGALISFFTGDLGRRLLARPEKVKRELPFSLAVPVAELYPALKSEVSTGETILVQGIIDCLVDEEDGFLLLDFKTGRLPADPLAEYREQIELYARAVSFIFRRRVKEAYVYYLDGGTGFKVI